The region GGTTAGTAGAAAAGATGAGACCAACAAAATTCTATGTTTTATTAAATGAATCATACTCTAATTAGTTTCTGTTATTTGATATGGAATGTCCTTGCATGTTTTAACAGAAATTATCTCCATTTTTAATCATCTATAGACTGAGTTTTAAACTTCACGGAACAACTTTGGATGTTAGATAGAATGGAACCAAACGTTTAAGAAACAAGTAGATTTTTTATATTAACAATATAATGTAAAATATTTGTACATATTTGGAACCTCTGCAACTTCAAAAAATAATTGATGAAGCAGTAGGGATAAACTATTTGATTATTTCTACAACTTTTCTCTTTGAGATTGAGAAATAGCCCACTGGAGATATCTTAAAGCTTTTCGGTAATTAAAAAAATCCATAAACCAAAAGTCGAAACCATCCATGGTAACTATTTCTATGTACTTTTCGGAAGGTTTCTTCACATTTTGGCTTTGGTTGACACGCTCTATCTTTTCATGTGGAATACAAACCTGAAATGGAAAACAGATTAAGTATACATATTTGCAAAATGTGAAGAAAATATAAAAGAATTTGAGAACTGATCTCTTGAAAAAAAGATAAATATGAAAATCACCTTATAGTGAACTCTAATGAATTCTCCTTTTGGTGAAGCGATCTTGATGGATTTCTCACTGCAAAAAGCAACTTTGTGAGTGGATATGAAGAGGAGGCCAGCTATAGGACCTGAGGTGGTTGATAAGTAGCACTGTGATGCTTTCAACAGTTTCTCTCCATCTGTAACACTAAAGAGTTGCATAAATACTTTCTCTACTCCGCCAACCCGAAGAATTCTTGCTCCCAGCCTCAGTTTCCCTTTTACAGTATCTGTCATCTTAGTCAGAACTGAATTTAATTTACCTGTCAAAAAGAAAAAGGAGCATGATCAATAAaattaaatttgattgatgaaataCATATTTGGTAATGAAGATGTGTCCTACCTTTCTTTGACTTTGTGATAGAGTTGCAGTATTTGGCAGATGAATCGGGCAAGTATCTCTTTGAGGACTTCCCAGTCGGATATGTTGAGCTGATAGAGATTCCATTAAGTAGCTCATGAAGAAATGAGGTATTCATTTCAGTTAAAATTTGTTTCTAGGTTGTAAAAATTGTTGAAGAGGTGTAGAATTTggttgatgaatgaatgtatTCAAAATGAGTATATATATGGTTAAAAGGAAACAAGGTGATTGTTGACCTTTTGGAAGATGAGTCAGCTAGGGATCATCATGAAGACTaaaggaaaaaaagaaataaaaaagtTGAAGATTGCATGTTTAGTTGTTTACAGGAAAGAAGTTTATTTGTTTTAGAAATGGTAATTAAAGGGAGTGAGTGATTAGAGCTTTCTGAGCTGGAGTTACGCCTTTCTGATGAAAAGAAGGGAAAAAGAAATTGAATGTTTAGGTGAAAAGAAAATAGCCAAATCATTCCCACATTTACACAATAAAAGATTTAGCCTAATAATTTTTTCAACAATTGAACAGTTATGCTTATTAAAAGAATGGGAGTTGCTTATCTTATTATGTGCAGATGAATCATCAAAGCTAGTTATTTGAGCTACCTGCACTTCTTAATTTTTATATGGCGCTCATTGTTTGCAAACAACACACTGCCAATTAATTTTCATTGCAATGAAAATTTCATAGGATTTTATGAAGAATAATATAGTGAAGTACTAAATCAACTTATAATTAAACACAAATTGTAGTCTATAGGTTATAAGTTAGTGTTGTAGTAAACTTTGTCGAAGTCGAAGAACTAGTGCAGCTGTTGAAATATGCTAGGTTGTTAGCATGTTGAATTGAACCTGTCTGTTAGGACATTTGTTTTGTTAGTTGAAAGCAAGAATTTAGTTTCTTATAAATATCATACTAGTTCAATTCTTTAGTGAGAAGATCCGCAAGTTGTCCTTGTGAAGACACAAATGGGGCGTAAATCAACTCACTATCAAACGTCTCCTTAATTATTTGTCTATCAACCTCAATATTTTTAGTTCGATAATTTTGAACTGAATTATGTGTTATTCTAATAGTTGACTTTTTATCATAGTAGAACTTCATAGGTCCTTTCCAATTTATTTTCAAATCTTCTAAAATAATTTTGAGACAAAGTAATTTCCAAATGCCCTGTGCCATTGCTCGAAATTCAACTTCAACTCTAGAACATGCTACTTCATTTTCCTTCTTACTTCTCCAAGTCGCAAGAGAGGTACAATATTCTTTAGTGGATCTTTTATCAACTATTGACCCTGCATAATCTACATTATTGTAGGCTTTAAGGGTTgtattttcatttttttaaacCAAATTTCTCTTCCTAGAGTTTCCTTGAGATACTGCAGAATTTTATGAACTATTTATAAGTGGATCTCTTTCGTAAGTCCATAAACTAACTAAGCATAGTTACAACATATACAATCTTTGATCTAGTGTGAGACAAGTCAATTAATCTCTCAACCAGACATTGATACATTTTTTTATCTATTGCAACATCTTCTATATTGCCCAATTTAAGATTTGGATCCATAGTGCTCGTAGGTTTACACATTGTTTTCACTATCTTCTCGAGGTAAATAATGTTAATCAGGAAATAATCTTTGCATTTATTGTGAATAATTTACTTTCATAGAATAGAAAATTAGTCATTACGAGTTGTAATTAGTTATTTTGAATTGTAATTACATGTAATTACTGACACTATTATATATAGTATCAAATGCAATGAAAAAGGAATCAAGCCAATTTTCCTAACATGGTATCAATAGAATCGATCAAACCTGGAAAATCTTGTTATTTGAGCTGAACATCGATACCCCACGGGTACGCTCTCGTAATTGTGTTCTTTGTTCGTGTTCGTTTCGAAATCATTTCTTTTGAAATCGAAACCTTGTAGCTACTTGAGATTCTAAATCCTTGTTTTCCGTTTCGTGATTTCGTCTTGGAGATTCTCGTTGTTGCGCTGTTATCGCAATCGATTTTTGTTCTTGTTCATTTGGTTGCGTTCAGCCTCGTCGATCAAACCTATTGCCATCGTGATTATCTATTGGGTTTAGGGCTTCAGTTTGCTGTTGCAAATTGTTTTTGTTCTTCGTTGTTCTTGGCTCGTGATTCTGAATCGTGATAATCTTCTGCTTTTGCCGCTCCTTCCATATCGTGGTATAAGATTGTGGTCTTGTTGTTGTTCGTGGGTGGTACTGTTACTACAGTATCTAATTATTTCTTGTTGCTGATCACTTACTgttattatataataataataataataataataataataattcttgttataataataaaataattagtATGATTGTATCCAGTGGCATAATAATTTAGATGGTTtcaaaaaagaataaaaaaatttGTGTCCTATTTATCGGAATGAATTATTCAATTTGGGAATTTCAATTCAAAAATTATGTCAAAGGAAAGGGATTATGGACTCACCTAGATAGTGTCTCCAAGGCACCAACTGAGAAAGTTGCATTAGATACATGGGAAATTAAAGATGCTCAAATAATCACTTGGATCCTCAAATGATCAATAACTTACGCCCATTTTCAACTGCTCAAGAAATATGGTACTATTTGAAGCGTATTTACAACCAAGACAATGCAGCCAAGCGCTTTCAATTGCAGTTGGAGATAGCTAATCACAAACAAGGTGCTTTATCTATTCATGAATATTATTATGGTTTTCTAAATATGTGGACATATAACACTCTTCTATTATACATGCTAGTGTTACCAAGACTTCTCTCACGACTATCCATGAAGTCTATAACACAAGTAGCCGAGATCATTTTTTCATGAAGCTTCGTCTAGAATTTGAAGTTGTCAGAGATGCCTTGCTGAATAGGAATCCCATTCCTTCTTTAGATACATGTGTTGGAGAACTTCTAAGGGAGGAACAACGAATTATTACTCAAGGAGCCATGTCTCACTATGCAGTCATTTCCGAGCCAGTGACGGTTGCATATGCTGCTCAAAGTAGAGGTAAAGGTCGTGATATGAGACATGTTCAGTGCTTCTATTGCAGACAATTTGGTCATACTACTCGTAGCTGCAATACTAAGTTTTGTAATTACTACAAGCAACAAGGTCATATTATCTCTGAATTTCCCACACGTCCTCCACAACCAACACAATGTTTAGTGCAGGCATTCCATGCAACTACAAATTCCGCAGTTGGTCCTTCCATTGATGCGGCACCAAACAATGATGCTATACATCCTGAATTGATTCAACAAAATGGTACTTTCCGCTCTTTCGACCTTGGGAATTCAGGGTAAGTATTCTAATGTTTCTCGCCCATGGTTTCTTGATTCGGGTGCATCCAATCACATGACAGGCTCTTCAGAATATTTGCACAATTTACAATCTTATCGTGgtaataaaaaaaattcaaatagCTGATGGTAATACTTTACCTATTACTGATGTTGGCGACAAAAATTCAAATTTTTGGGACGTGCTTGTATCACATGGACTTGCTTCTAATTTATTATCTATTGGTCAATTGGTAGATAAAAATTATGATGTTAACTTTTCTAGTGCTGGTTGTCTTGTGCAGGAGCAGGTGACGGGGAAGGTGATCGCGAAGAGGCCTAAAGTGGGAAGAATGTTTCCACTCCAGTTTATTTTGAGTCATTTATCTCTTGATTATATGAATGTTTTGAATTCTTATGAGGATTGACATAGAAAATTGGTTCATCCAAACTCTTATGTTTTGTCTCATTTATGTAAAACTGGTTTGTTGGGAAATAAAATTGTTATTTCTAATGCCTATGTTTTTCCATGCTCTGTTTGCAAATTGGCTAAAAGTAAAACACTTCCTTTTCCGTCTGATGCTCACTGTGCCTCCACTTATTTTAAGATGATTCTTAGTGATGTATGAGGAATGTCTCATGTAGTTTCTCATGCTCACTGTAAATATTTTGTCACATTTGTTGATGATTATAGTTGTTTTACTTGGACATATTTTCTCTGTTCTAAATCTGAAGTGTCTTCTATGTTTATGGAATTTTTGAAATATGTTGAAACTCAATTTAAAGCAAGTGTTAAAAATTTTCACTTTGATTCTGGTGGTGAGTACATGTCTCATAAGTTTCAGGAATACCTTCAACAAAAAGGAATCTTGTCTCAACGATCTTGTCCCAATACCTCTCAACAAAATGGTATGGAAAAACGTAAGAATCATCTTTTGCTTGATGTAACACGTACCTTACTTCTCCAAGCTTCTGTACCATCCCGATTTTGGGTGAGGCTCTTTCCACAACTGTCTTTTTGTTCAATCGTCTTCCTCCTATGGTTATTGATCTTGACTCTCCTTTCTTTCGTCTTTTTAAAATTCATCCTGATTATAGTGGTTTACATACTTTtatgtgtgtgtgttttgttcaCTTACCTCCATTTGAAAGGCATAAGCTTGGAGCATATTTCGTTCAATGTGTATTTATGGTATATAGTCACTCTCATAAGGGATTTATGTGTTATGGTGTCACTAACCATCGTTTTCGCATTTATAGGAATGTGACATTTTTTGATAATCAGTTTATGTTTCCATGTGTTTCTCCCGCCATTAATGATATTGTTACTCTTCCTAAATTTTTATTATGCCTCAATCTATAGAACGTTATAAACCAGACCATGTATATGTCAGAAAACACAGGCAGCAGGTTCCCACACCCCTTCCCGATGTTGAACCGCCACTTGATCCTGTAGCGGTTGAACCACGACTTTCTGGTCGAATATCTTGTGCACCAGATAGATATTCACCAGATAGGTATGATTCCTCACATACTTCTCTGACTGCCACACTCTCTAGCATATCTATTCCTACTTGTTACTCACAGGATGTTAAAGATGTGCGATGTATAAAAGCAATGAATGAAGAACTTCAAGCTCTTCAAGAGAATTTCACATGGGGTATTGTGTCTTGTGCTCCTGATGTCAAACCTATAGGTTGCAAATAGGTGTATTATGTGAAATTGAATTCTGATGGATCGCTCAACCATTACAAGGCTCGTTTGGTTGCTTTAGGAAACAAGCAGGAATATGGAACTGATCAAGATGAGACATTTGCACCGGTTGCAAAAATGACAACTATTCACACGATCATCTCTATAGCTTCTTCTAGTGGGTGGTATCTTCATCAAATGAATGTGAAGAATACTTTTCTTCATGGTGACCTGACATAAGATATTTATACGACTCTACCTCAAGGCTTATTCTCTTCATCTAAAGGCATGTGCAAGCTCAAACGCTCCTTATAAGGTTTGAAACAAACACCTAAAGCATGCTACGAGAAATTCCGCTCCACTCTACTTGGATTCTCGTTGACTTAGAGTCAATATGATTCCTCTTTATTTATTCATAGCACATATGCGGGTATTGTTCTACTTCTTttctatgttgatgatatggttATTACTAGTTCTGATCATGCTTCCATTCAGCGACTTAAGCAACAATTACATGCCTCATTTCACATGAAAGATCTAGGTAATATACATTATTTTCTTGGTCTTGAGGTTCATTCTACATCCAAGGGCATCTTTCTGCATCAACACAAGTATGCTACAGATTTAATTTCTATGGCCGGTCTCGAATCGACTAATTCGTTATATACTCCTCTTGAGGTTAATGTTAAATATCACATGATGATGTTGATCTTTTGCCTGACCCCTTATTGTATCGACAACTTGTGGGTAGCCTCAACTACTGGAACATTACTCACCCTGACATATCTTTTGTTGTTCAGCAAGTAAGTCAATTCATGCATTCTCCTAGCCATCTTCACTTGGCTGGGGTTCGCCGTATAATTCGCTACTTAAAGGGAACCTCTCACCGCAAATTATTCTTTTCCGTTGGAATTTCTCTTCAGTTGAGTGCTTATAGTGATGCTGATTGGGAAGGATGTTCTGATACTCGTCGATCTATTACTGGTTGTTGCATGTTTCTTGGTTCTTTATTGATCTCTTGGAAAAGTAAGAAGCAAGCAAGAGTTTCTTAATCTTCTATTGAATCAAAGTATCGTGCCATGTCTGCTGCTTGTTCAAAAATACTTTAACTTCGTGGTATTTTGGCTGAACTTGGATTTCCCCAAACAAAATCAACTTCACTTTATACAAgtgtgtcatacggtgaactgactttaatggatttttaatcgcaatgtcgcggttagcaagagtcgccaccgacttttcttttatcccataaggaaaggtggaaaagaacaggaaagaccttaatttagattcttaggttcgggaggtacattatacaaagggaaggtgttagcaccctttgtatccatggttatccatgggctcttaattgctcaatcatttatgttttctttggttgaaaaagtgtttgagaaatgtgtgaaaaatgttttgaaaatgagaatttaactttgtaatgattcttgaatgaatgtgtacaaagtggttatctcatttagttttttttttaaagttgttagaaaaatataactcggcaatgattctagtgtgaatgtatgccaagtggtgattttctaaaaaaagATGTTTTGAAATGTGTAAGGTGTGGAAAGTATTTTgggttatgaatgagcaattaagggtatacctgtccgaggtctttccgggtatttcccatccttatgagggtaaaactgtccttactattggggagtaagtagtttcatcctttggatgtataagggtcatcgaagggtcattgattggtcatcgaaggcaacagttgtgaggataccttagcattcgaagggactatcatcatttaaccgtaggctacaccgaagggtcatcgagggacaaaatcgtattttcgaaggcaacatccgagggaccatgatttattttatgatgatttaaccgaagggtctttgctaagggtatccccatattcgcgggacgTGACCGTAttaccgtaataccgtaaggcaacaaagagaggtccaagatcacatgTTCGAAGGTAATGTTTTAATTAGTTAGGTAATTAAGATGAATTTCCATATTATAATCCATTAGGATGAACatccacattaaaattaataaGGCAATAAGGATGACTatccacattaaaattaattaatcaattagGAATGACTatccacattaaaattaattagtcAATTAGGAATACGTCTCCAtgagggtatcccacaaataaagtggaatacctagccggccgtttcttcggaAGTATGCGAGCTTTGCACAATTCAAACACACGGGTGAGAATACCAAGATAAAGTGCAATAGAAAATTGCACTACAAAATGGACACAGCAGTCATAAAGCCAAGTAATGCATGATTATAACAAGACAAACATAAGACAAACACAAAAACAGCTACTGGTACGTTCGCCCCggcctcgcctagcgaaggcttagcgaggaCTCGCTACgggctcgcttagcgatgtgctagcgagcaTCTACGGGTTTTGAATTTGGCAATGACACTATCTCCGGAACTTTGAACTTTATGGCATACAGTTGCAtgaatagcatggacaaacattcaggatgTTCAGACATACTTAGATTCACATATGAAATCAACttacatatcaaaactttaatcgtaatgcatcatgtatgtaaagaatatcgattggaaacgtaaaacagtggtgatacgcaaacctgtgtgcaattgcgatGTTGGATTGCGATGTTGAAAGGGACTGATCACTCTGgatgccggattgagttgggcggcggtagcttcggtgcggatgagctgccttcagggtttccttactctgaattctctgggttagcaGGGTTTCTGcgccagggtttccgtccttctCTGTCCGTCTTGGTCTCTCCGTTTGTCTCTGTCCATTTTCGTGGCTgaagagctggtatttatagtggtagtggtgacctaatgggctcagactgaagcccgaaaattataatattcgcaagcttcgctaggcgagtctgtagcgaaggttcgctaaGCGAAGGATTTTCTAGCCTAGCGAGCATGCAGTTTATGACCTAATGagctcagaatgaagcccaacCATTCTGGTaatcgcaagcttcgctaggcgaaggagttgctcgcctagcgagcaagctagtttgggcctctcacggattgggtctgttgtgagctgggcttttgttcctttaagatcagtgccttgcagaataagtcggaggGTCTTGAAAAATGCTTGGTAATATCAacgggtaaattttggggtatgacagctgcccctgttcaatattcttgaaccgagagagttagaatggtatgtacgccgttcgtggtctggaggtgaaagattattgaacactagaatgccccaaaaatttgcgcttgtcaattagtcttgatggagatgggcttaaagatgccatccaggtagtttgatgatgagggctccagattgtgtcgtacgtttgacgatatctggagacatgggtgtcataccgggtcatacgctagaccgtatagtgagttATCCATTATGCTGTCAACTTTGCTGGGGAATCAGAGTGTGTTATATACTGCcggggataagggatcagaatggatcatacgctagatcgtatctgagttgcagaatgagccgttcattaggcggatgactttgctggggaggaaggatcagaatggatcgtacgctagatcttatctgagttgcagaatgagccgtacgttaggctgtatctgacgaaggtggaatcaggatggatcgtacgctagatcgcatctgaggtgaaagtccaaatgggtcgtacgttagaccgtattggagttgtagaatgagccgtacgttaggctgtatctgaagaagaaagtagtcgtacgctagactacaccccggaatgtaccgtacgctaggcaacatctgaggatttgagtatccaaatgggtcgtacgttagaccgta is a window of Lathyrus oleraceus cultivar Zhongwan6 chromosome 6, CAAS_Psat_ZW6_1.0, whole genome shotgun sequence DNA encoding:
- the LOC127091369 gene encoding GEM-like protein 4 isoform X2; translation: MNTSFLHELLNGISISSTYPTGKSSKRYLPDSSAKYCNSITKSKKGKLNSVLTKMTDTVKGKLRLGARILRVGGVEKVFMQLFSVTDGEKLLKASQCYLSTTSGPIAGLLFISTHKVAFCSEKSIKIASPKGEFIRVHYKVCIPHEKIERVNQSQNVKKPSEKYIEIVTMDGFDFWFMDFFNYRKALRYLQWAISQSQREKL